A window of Mercenaria mercenaria strain notata chromosome 16, MADL_Memer_1, whole genome shotgun sequence contains these coding sequences:
- the LOC123540758 gene encoding ladderlectin-like, translating to MRMSLAFFALSFAIAYNEFQEVLSLSRVTPFEGISSLGGNLCPVNYVVFELEESLSGIHCARVCHSYPTCLGVFYQPETLTCFGCSTDNKADFLSTSTSPSLYFRRAGTRTCSKFSCYLLVQTVQIWNAAKEHCALLGGFLADIKSQEEQEFLSKTLLNNSDVPDNIWIGGRNREGGDVFFWLDGTSIGYENWYPGEGSGKKCMMIWDHKWHDRVCNHQASSICEFE from the exons ATGAGGATGTCACTAGCTTTCTTTGCTCTTTCATTCGCCATTGCTTACAATGAATTTCAAGAGGTACTGTCACTTTCTCGTGTCACTCCGTTTGAAGGGATATCTTCTCTAGGAGGAAACTTGTGCCCAGTGAACTACGTTGTCTTCGAGCTAGAGGAAAGTTTGAGTGGCATACACTGCGCCCGGGTTTGTCACTCCTACCCCACATGTCTTGGAGTGTTTTATCAGCCGGAAACACTAACATGTTTCGGATGTTCGACTGACAACAAGGCTGATTTCCTGTCTACGTCAACATCACCATCCCTGTATTTTAGACGAGCTG GTACAAGAACATGTTCAAAGTTTTCGTGCTACCTGCTTGTTCAGACTGTTCAGATTTGGAACGCTGCAAAG GAGCACTGTGCGTTGCTGGGAGGATTCTTAGCTGACATAAAATCGCAAGAAGAACAGGAGTTCCTAAGCAAAACTCTGTTGAATAACAGCGACG TTCCTGACAACATTTGGATTGGTGGTAGGAACCGGGAAGGAGGAGACGTGTTTTTCTGGCTAGATGGTACATCGATAGGCTATGAGAATTGGTATCCCGGTGAAGGATCGGGGAAAAAATGCATGATGATATGGGATCACAAATGGCATGATAGGGTTTGCAATCATCAGGCATCAAGTATTTGTGAATTCGAATAA